A segment of the Candidatus Zixiibacteriota bacterium genome:
GTAAATTAACGCGCTGTTTTCGGGAACTGTCAAACTCTCTGGATGTTAGTATATCCAAATACTGTACTTTTTAGTAAAGAAAAGGTCTGTGAGGTACACAATCAATGAAAGTTTCCGCCCTTGAAGAATATGGTCTGCGCTGTCTTTTGCAATTGGCCAAAACTGACGGCGGTCCTTTAACCCTGCCGGAAATATCTGAACGCGAAGGACTTTCGCTTTCGTATGTCGGTAAGCTGATGATGATTCTGAAAAAGGCAGGGCTGGTGCAGGCGGTTCGTGGACGACAGGGCGGTTATATGCTGACTGATAAACCAGACAAAATTTTCCTCAAGGCAGTTTTTGAAGCTTTGGGAGGCCCGCTTTACGATTCCGGCCACTGTGACCGCTATACAGGTGACCAGGATAACTGTGTTCATTTGGAAGACTGCACTGTGCGCAGAATGTGGCGCGGGTTTTCTGATATGATTTCCGCCTTTCTGGGCAAACTGACTTTGGCCGACCTGGCCGAGGGTGATTACGATTTCAAAAAACAGATGGAAAAAATACTTTCAGAACATAAACCGAATTGACGAGGTAGTCATGACAGATAAAAATGTGATATTCAAATTCAATGATGTCCATGTAAAAGTCGAGGACAAGGAAGTTGTCAGGGGTGTTTCGCTCGAGCTCAAGGCGGGTGAGAAACATGCGATCATGGGGCCTAACGGCTCCGGTAAATCCTCTCTGGCTAACGCTCTGGCGGGCCATCCTGCTTATGAAATTACCGCCGGCAGAGTTACAATCGACGGCCAGGATCTCCTGGAGCTGGATTCGACTGAGCGAGCCCGAGCCGGCTTGTTTCTGGCTTTTCAATATCCGCTGGCGATTCCGGGTGTCAGCGTCTCCAATTTTCTGCGGGCCGCGATCAAGTCGAAGTACGATGGTGACGAATCTGTCCTGCGCAGTTTCCGCAAGGATCTGATGGCCAAATTCGAGCTTCTCGAAGTAGATAAATCATTTGCCACTCGCTACCTGAACGAAGGATTTTCGGGTGGCGAGAAAAAACGCCTGGAGATTCTTCAGATGGCTATGCTGAATCCGAAGATGGCTATTCTGGATGAGACCGATTCCGGGCTGGATATCGACGCATTGAAGGTTGTATCAAAGGGAATCAACACCGTCGCTTCCGACAATAACGCGATGCTTCTGGTGACACATTACCAGAGGATATTAAACTACGTCAAACCTGATTATGTGCATGTGATGATGAACGGTCGTTTTGTCCGTTCGGGTGGTCCGAGGCTGGCCCTCGAACTGGAGGAGAAAGGTTACGACTGGTTAAAAGCCGAGAACTCCCAGGCTGTGGAGGTATAATATGGCAGAAGTTACCAGAAATAAAGATATAGAATCGATCGGGCAGGATTATGCCACCCGCTACGGATTTCGGGACCCGGAAGAGTATTTTCATAAGGGTGCAAAAGGGGTCAACCATGAGGTTGTGGAAATGATCTCCCGAATGAAAGATGAGCCGGACTGGATGCGTCAGTATCGGCACCAGGCTTTGGATGTGTTTTTGTCCAAGCCGATGCCGAAGTGGGGTAACACTGAACTGCTCAATTCGATCGATTTTGAAAACATATACTACTATATAAAGCCGATCGAAAAACAGGGCCGCAGCTGGGAAGAAGTGCCCGAAAATATCAAGAACACTTTCGATAAGCTTGGTATACCGGAAGCTGAACGCAAGTTTCTGGCGGGAGTCTCGGCCCAGTATGAATCGGAAGTGGTCTACCATTCGATGCAGGAAGAACTCGAAAAACAGGGTGTAATCTTCAAGGATATGGACACCGGTCTGCGTGAGCATCCGGAACTTATCAAGGAATATTTCGGCCATGTCATCCCTATGACCGACAATAAGTTTGCCGCCCTCAACTGGGCTGTCTGGTCGGGTGGGTCGTTTATCTATGTTCCCCCGGGCCTGGATGTCAAGATTCCGCTTCAGGCCTATTTCCGGATCAACGCCGAGAATATGGGACAGTTCGAGCGGACCCTGATTATTGCCGACAAAGGTTCGCGGGTGCATTACATCGAGGGCTGTACCGCTCCAATTTACTCCACCGATTCACTGCATTCGGCAGTTGTGGAGTTGATCGCCAAAGATGATGCTTATATTCGTTACACAACCATTCAGAACTGGTCCAACAACATATATAACCTGGTTACCAAGCGGGCTCATGCGCACAAAAATGCCACGGTGGAATGGGTTGACGGCAATATCGGTTCCAAGCTGACCATGAAATTTCCCTGTATATACCTGCTGGGTGAACATGCCAAGGGTGAAATTCTGTCGGTCGCGTTTGCCGGGACCGGACAGCATCAGGATGCGGGTGCCAAGGTGATCCATGTCGCTCCCGAAACCAGTTCACGGATCACTTCCAAGTCGATTTCGAAAGCCGGCGGTCGGGCCTCCTATCGTGGTCTGGCAAAAGTTTACAAGCAGGCTGAAAAATCTAAGATCTCGGTCGAATGCGATGCCCTGCTTCTGGATGGCGCATCACGGTCGGATACATATCCGACGATGGAGATCGATGCCGACGATGTCAAGATCGAACATGAAGCCAGAGTTAGCAAGGTGGCCGAAGAACAGCTCTTCTACCTGACCTCGCGGGGATTGACCGAGGACGAGGCCAGGCTTCTGATCATCAATGGATTCATTGAACCGTTTACACGCGAGCTCCCGATGGAGTACGCGGTCGAGCTCAATCGTTTGATCGAGCTGGAAATGGAGGGTTCAGTTGGCTAAAGTAAAATATCATAAGGGCGTCTTACAAGATCAAGCAGGATCGAAGCAGGAAATCGAGTTTCGCCCGATAGATAAATCCGAGCCACAGTGGCTCTACGATCTTCGCCGGCAGGCCTGGGATTATTACCGCGGTGCATCTCTGCCGATGAGAATCGTGCATCTCTGGAAATACACCAAACCGGAATGGTTTCTGCCCGAGGATGTCGAACAGCAGATGAATATCCTGCCAAAACGTTCGGAAGTCGGTCAGGACCAGATCGCATCGCTCAAACCGGGATTTGCCGGCTTTGGCTGTAATCATGGTAACAGGGTGATCTACACCCAGCTGGCCGAGAAGCTTGCTGATACCGGTGTGATCTTCAAGGATATGTCGACGGCGATCGATGAGCATGGCGAGTTGCTGCAAAAGTATCTTGGCAGACTGGTCGGACCGGATTTCGGCAAGTTCGAGGCTTTGAACCTGGCGCTCTTCAATCACGGGATGTTTCTGTATGTACCGCCCAATCTTACAATCGAAGAACCGATCTTTGTTCATCGTCATCCCAACAAAGACTACAGCTTTATGCGGCTACTGGTAGTGGTGGGCGAAAATTCGCAGGTGACGATAGTCGATGAATACGCCGACCGGGCCGGTGCGGATCGATTCAAATCCAGCAATGTGGTCGAACTCTATGCCGATAAATCATCGCGGGTTAGATACCTGAATCCGCAGAACCTGTCGGGTTCGGTGACGTCATTTCTGACCCAGAGGGCTCGAATCGA
Coding sequences within it:
- a CDS encoding Rrf2 family transcriptional regulator; this translates as MKVSALEEYGLRCLLQLAKTDGGPLTLPEISEREGLSLSYVGKLMMILKKAGLVQAVRGRQGGYMLTDKPDKIFLKAVFEALGGPLYDSGHCDRYTGDQDNCVHLEDCTVRRMWRGFSDMISAFLGKLTLADLAEGDYDFKKQMEKILSEHKPN
- the sufC gene encoding Fe-S cluster assembly ATPase SufC; this encodes MTDKNVIFKFNDVHVKVEDKEVVRGVSLELKAGEKHAIMGPNGSGKSSLANALAGHPAYEITAGRVTIDGQDLLELDSTERARAGLFLAFQYPLAIPGVSVSNFLRAAIKSKYDGDESVLRSFRKDLMAKFELLEVDKSFATRYLNEGFSGGEKKRLEILQMAMLNPKMAILDETDSGLDIDALKVVSKGINTVASDNNAMLLVTHYQRILNYVKPDYVHVMMNGRFVRSGGPRLALELEEKGYDWLKAENSQAVEV
- the sufB gene encoding Fe-S cluster assembly protein SufB encodes the protein MAEVTRNKDIESIGQDYATRYGFRDPEEYFHKGAKGVNHEVVEMISRMKDEPDWMRQYRHQALDVFLSKPMPKWGNTELLNSIDFENIYYYIKPIEKQGRSWEEVPENIKNTFDKLGIPEAERKFLAGVSAQYESEVVYHSMQEELEKQGVIFKDMDTGLREHPELIKEYFGHVIPMTDNKFAALNWAVWSGGSFIYVPPGLDVKIPLQAYFRINAENMGQFERTLIIADKGSRVHYIEGCTAPIYSTDSLHSAVVELIAKDDAYIRYTTIQNWSNNIYNLVTKRAHAHKNATVEWVDGNIGSKLTMKFPCIYLLGEHAKGEILSVAFAGTGQHQDAGAKVIHVAPETSSRITSKSISKAGGRASYRGLAKVYKQAEKSKISVECDALLLDGASRSDTYPTMEIDADDVKIEHEARVSKVAEEQLFYLTSRGLTEDEARLLIINGFIEPFTRELPMEYAVELNRLIELEMEGSVG